In Qipengyuania psychrotolerans, one DNA window encodes the following:
- a CDS encoding glutaminase: MDLQRIVEETWNELADERGSGNPARYIPALALVDPRKFGIALATREGEVFCAGDADEQFSIQSISKVFALALALERHGPGLWEAVGREPSGDPFNSIVQLEREKGIPRNPFINSGAIVTTDRFVDDRTPEQAVGDLMSRLRRMGRDESINFDEDVARSESETGSRNRSLAYFLADFGRLMNPVEDVLSVYFRQCALAMSCRQLAESSLFLPFDGTDPVTGQEMCSPSRSRRINALMLLCGHYDNSGQFAFEVGVPGKSGVGGGILASVPGRASIAVWSPGLNRAGTSMLGAKALSSIALKTGWSVFSGRPPQI; this comes from the coding sequence ATGGATTTGCAGCGCATCGTCGAAGAGACCTGGAATGAACTGGCGGACGAGCGCGGAAGCGGCAATCCGGCCCGCTATATACCGGCGCTGGCCTTGGTGGATCCCAGGAAGTTCGGCATCGCCCTGGCAACGCGTGAAGGCGAGGTTTTTTGCGCCGGAGACGCTGACGAGCAGTTTTCGATCCAGTCGATTTCCAAGGTGTTTGCCCTTGCGCTGGCTTTGGAGCGACACGGTCCCGGCCTGTGGGAAGCAGTGGGCAGGGAACCGTCGGGCGATCCCTTCAACTCGATCGTCCAGCTCGAGCGGGAAAAAGGTATTCCCCGCAATCCGTTCATCAATTCTGGCGCGATCGTGACCACGGACAGATTTGTCGATGACCGCACACCGGAACAAGCGGTCGGCGACCTAATGAGCCGCCTTCGCCGGATGGGGAGAGACGAATCGATCAATTTCGATGAGGACGTCGCGCGGTCTGAGAGCGAGACGGGTTCACGCAACCGCTCGCTTGCGTATTTCCTGGCCGACTTTGGGCGACTCATGAACCCGGTCGAGGATGTCCTGTCGGTCTATTTCCGGCAGTGCGCGCTGGCGATGAGCTGCCGGCAACTGGCCGAATCGTCCCTCTTCCTGCCGTTCGACGGGACCGATCCGGTGACGGGCCAGGAAATGTGTTCGCCCAGCCGGTCGCGCCGGATCAACGCGCTGATGCTGCTGTGCGGCCACTATGACAATTCGGGCCAGTTTGCTTTCGAGGTCGGCGTTCCGGGCAAGTCTGGCGTGGGCGGGGGCATTCTTGCCAGCGTTCCGGGCAGGGCTTCCATCGCTGTATGGTCACCGGGATTGAACCGCGCAGGCACTAGTATGCTCGGTGCAAAGGCCCTGTCGTCCATTGCCCTGAAAACGGGTTGGTCTGTGTTCAGCGGACGGCCGCCGCAAATCTAG
- a CDS encoding replication-associated recombination protein A has protein sequence MADLFPDDLPQRSANDSVRDDAPLADRLRPVSLDEVIGQDHLTGSEGAIGRMVAAGRLSSMILWGPPGTGKTTIARLLADSVGMRFESVSAVFSGVADLKKAFAAADTAAKAGQRTLLFVDEIHRFNRAQQDGFLPFVERGTVTLVGATTENPSFALNAALLSRAQVLILQRLGRDALSLLIERAEELEGALPLTPAARDALVASADGDGRFLLNQAETLYNAKIEKPLDPAALGQFLQRRVAVYDKDREGHYNLISALHKAVRGSDVQASLYYLARMLTAGEEPRFLARRLVRMAVEDIGMADPQALVQCMAAKDAYEFLGSPEGELALVQACTYLATAPKSNAVYKAQKSSFKSAKETGSLMPPQNILNAPTKLMKDIGYGAGYTYDHDAGEGFSGDNYWPDEMEPQTYYEPVERGFERDVKKRLDYWDKLRRERE, from the coding sequence ATGGCTGACCTGTTTCCAGACGACCTTCCCCAGCGATCCGCAAACGATAGCGTGCGCGACGATGCGCCGCTCGCCGATCGGCTGCGCCCGGTTTCACTCGACGAGGTTATCGGGCAGGACCACCTGACCGGGTCCGAAGGTGCCATTGGCCGCATGGTGGCAGCGGGCCGCCTTTCCAGCATGATCCTGTGGGGACCGCCCGGCACAGGCAAGACGACTATCGCGCGGCTGCTGGCCGACAGCGTGGGAATGCGTTTCGAAAGCGTCAGCGCGGTGTTTTCCGGGGTGGCCGACCTCAAGAAGGCGTTCGCCGCTGCCGATACCGCTGCCAAGGCGGGACAGCGCACGCTGCTGTTCGTGGACGAAATTCACCGTTTTAACCGCGCCCAGCAGGACGGTTTCCTGCCCTTTGTCGAACGCGGCACGGTCACGCTGGTCGGCGCGACTACGGAAAACCCCAGCTTTGCGCTGAACGCAGCTTTGCTCAGCCGGGCGCAAGTGCTGATCCTGCAGCGGCTCGGCCGCGACGCACTCTCCCTGCTGATCGAACGGGCAGAGGAGCTGGAAGGCGCCCTTCCATTGACGCCTGCAGCCCGCGACGCGCTGGTCGCATCGGCCGACGGGGATGGCCGCTTCCTGCTCAATCAGGCCGAAACGCTCTACAATGCAAAGATCGAGAAACCTCTCGATCCTGCGGCACTGGGCCAGTTCCTTCAGCGGCGCGTGGCGGTTTATGACAAGGACCGCGAAGGCCATTACAATCTAATCTCCGCGCTTCACAAGGCGGTGCGCGGCAGCGATGTTCAGGCTTCGCTCTATTACCTTGCGCGGATGCTGACAGCCGGTGAAGAACCGCGCTTCCTTGCCCGCCGGCTCGTGCGCATGGCGGTCGAAGACATCGGCATGGCCGACCCGCAGGCGCTGGTACAATGCATGGCCGCCAAGGACGCTTACGAATTTCTCGGCAGTCCCGAAGGCGAGCTGGCGCTCGTGCAGGCCTGCACCTACCTCGCCACCGCACCCAAATCGAATGCAGTCTATAAAGCGCAGAAATCCTCGTTCAAAAGCGCGAAGGAAACCGGCAGCCTGATGCCCCCGCAGAACATCCTCAACGCACCTACCAAGCTGATGAAGGATATCGGTTATGGCGCAGGCTACACTTACGACCATGACGCGGGCGAAGGCTTTTCCGGTGACAATTACTGGCCCGACGAAATGGAGCCGCAGACCTATTACGAACCAGTCGAGCGCGGGTTCGAGCGAGATGTGAAGAAGCGCCTTGATTATTGGGACAAGCTGCGGCGCGAGCGTGAGTAG
- a CDS encoding PadR family transcriptional regulator: MHRADKWRKMRKMSKLGAWPYAAAMGASGRGWEDAFGPDGPFGRGGPFGPGGPFGKDGGGRRRRRMFGSGELRLVMLKLLADEPRHGYELIKAVEDLTGGSYAPSPGTVYPTLSLLEDEGAIAQAKGDETRKAFEATDAGRAELEERHDEVEALFDRLAGYGERRRAYATPEMFRAVGNLANVLKNRARSGKLEEDTIREIVDLVDDLAKKIERL, from the coding sequence ATGCACAGAGCAGACAAATGGCGCAAGATGCGCAAAATGAGCAAGCTGGGCGCATGGCCCTACGCAGCTGCGATGGGCGCGAGCGGCCGCGGCTGGGAAGATGCGTTCGGCCCGGACGGACCTTTCGGCCGGGGCGGTCCTTTCGGACCCGGCGGACCGTTCGGCAAAGACGGCGGGGGGCGCCGTCGTCGCCGGATGTTCGGCTCGGGCGAGCTCAGGCTGGTGATGCTCAAGCTGCTCGCCGATGAACCGCGCCACGGTTACGAGTTGATCAAGGCCGTCGAAGACCTGACCGGCGGCAGCTATGCGCCGAGCCCAGGCACGGTCTATCCAACCCTCTCTCTGCTCGAGGACGAGGGCGCCATCGCGCAGGCCAAAGGTGATGAAACGCGCAAGGCGTTCGAGGCCACGGACGCCGGGCGGGCCGAACTGGAAGAGCGCCATGACGAGGTCGAGGCCTTGTTCGACCGGCTTGCGGGCTACGGCGAACGCCGCCGCGCCTATGCCACGCCCGAAATGTTTCGCGCCGTCGGGAATCTGGCCAACGTGCTGAAGAACCGTGCGCGCTCGGGCAAGCTGGAAGAGGATACGATCCGCGAGATCGTGGACCTTGTGGACGATCTGGCAAAGAAGATCGAACGGCTTTGA
- a CDS encoding glycosyltransferase family 4 protein has translation MNVTDLRIALLSGNYNYTRDGANQALNRLAEYLLRQGAKLRVYSPKVEDPDFEATGDLVNVPNVRMPIKGRGEYRLPLGLGSKVREDLARFAPNTMHLSSPDPSAHKALKWARSNDIPVLASVHTRFETYPRYYGLGFLEPVIESGLRRFYNRCDALVAPSESQITELKAQGMHDDISIWSRGVDRDVFDPSKRDMEWRRANGLADDDVAIVFLGRLVMEKGLDVFADTIVELRRRQVPHKVLVIGDGPARGWFEKALPGGTFVGFQTGKDLGRALASGDIFFNPSITETFGNVTLEAMACGLPVVAAGATGAASLVKDGATGQLVTPSKTDAFAKGCAEALAPYCTDDALRLAHGAAGEQAARAYSWDAINQAVVETYLRLHENRAAAG, from the coding sequence ATGAACGTGACCGACCTTCGCATCGCGCTGCTGAGCGGGAATTACAATTATACCCGTGATGGGGCGAACCAGGCGCTCAACCGGCTGGCCGAATACCTCTTGCGGCAAGGGGCCAAGCTTCGCGTCTATTCGCCGAAGGTGGAAGACCCCGATTTCGAGGCGACCGGCGATCTGGTCAATGTGCCAAATGTCCGGATGCCTATCAAAGGCCGCGGCGAGTACCGCCTCCCGCTCGGCCTTGGCAGCAAGGTCAGGGAAGACCTCGCCCGTTTTGCGCCCAACACGATGCATCTTTCTTCGCCCGATCCCTCGGCGCACAAGGCGCTCAAATGGGCGCGGTCCAACGACATCCCGGTTCTCGCCAGCGTGCATACGCGGTTCGAAACCTATCCGCGCTATTACGGACTCGGATTCCTGGAGCCGGTGATCGAGTCTGGCCTGCGCCGGTTCTATAATCGCTGCGATGCATTGGTGGCCCCGTCTGAAAGCCAGATCACCGAGCTCAAGGCGCAAGGGATGCATGACGATATCAGCATCTGGTCGCGCGGCGTGGACCGGGATGTGTTCGATCCATCCAAGCGCGATATGGAATGGCGGCGCGCCAACGGCCTGGCGGATGACGATGTGGCGATCGTATTCCTGGGACGCCTGGTCATGGAAAAGGGCCTCGATGTCTTCGCCGACACCATCGTCGAGCTTCGCCGCCGACAAGTTCCGCACAAGGTGCTGGTTATCGGCGACGGTCCGGCACGCGGCTGGTTCGAGAAAGCGCTGCCGGGGGGCACATTCGTCGGCTTCCAGACGGGCAAGGATCTGGGGCGCGCGCTTGCAAGCGGCGATATTTTCTTCAACCCGTCCATCACCGAAACCTTCGGCAATGTGACCCTGGAAGCGATGGCCTGCGGTTTGCCGGTCGTTGCGGCAGGTGCGACGGGGGCCGCAAGCCTCGTCAAGGACGGCGCAACCGGCCAGCTGGTGACGCCGAGCAAGACGGATGCCTTCGCAAAAGGCTGCGCAGAGGCGCTCGCCCCCTATTGCACCGACGATGCGCTAAGGCTGGCGCACGGGGCTGCCGGCGAACAGGCGGCGCGCGCGTACAGCTGGGATGCGATCAATCAGGCAGTCGTCGAAACATATTTGCGGCTGCACGAAAACCGCGCAGCCGCGGGCTAA
- a CDS encoding phosphoserine transaminase: MTEPTLKPERPFFSSGPTAKHNGWSAANLKTESLGRSHRSALGKSRLKYAIDLSKEMLGVPEDYLVGIMPASDTGALECAMWTMLRPDRPATVAAWESFGNVWIQDAVKQLKLPKLTTMDADYGEIPDLASIPQDNDVVFTWNGTTSGAKIPNTDWLAESREGVTINDATSAIFAMEMDWAKLDATTYSWQKVMGSEAQHGMLVLSPKAVNRIEEYDPEWPLPKLFRLKKGDKINRGIFEGATINTPSMLATEDYIDALEWAQAMGGRKAMFERADANAKIVTDWIEATPWMRNMVSDPAKRTNTGVCMVFQGDWYDGLSDEDKAGVPKKIVKLLEERDVGYDFNGYRDAPPSLRIWCGGTVEQEDLKRLLPWIEWAYETVKNG, from the coding sequence ATGACTGAACCTACGCTCAAACCTGAGCGCCCGTTTTTTTCGTCCGGACCGACCGCCAAGCACAATGGCTGGTCTGCCGCCAATCTGAAAACCGAATCGCTCGGACGCTCGCATCGCAGCGCCCTCGGCAAGTCGCGGCTGAAATATGCCATCGACCTGTCGAAGGAAATGCTCGGCGTGCCCGAGGATTACCTTGTTGGCATCATGCCTGCCTCGGACACCGGCGCGCTGGAATGCGCGATGTGGACGATGCTGCGCCCCGATCGCCCCGCGACCGTCGCGGCTTGGGAAAGCTTCGGTAACGTCTGGATCCAGGATGCTGTAAAGCAGCTCAAGCTGCCCAAGCTGACCACGATGGATGCCGATTACGGCGAAATTCCCGATCTGGCGTCGATCCCGCAGGATAATGATGTCGTCTTTACCTGGAACGGCACGACTTCCGGTGCGAAGATCCCGAACACCGATTGGCTGGCCGAAAGCCGCGAAGGTGTGACCATCAACGATGCCACCAGCGCCATTTTCGCCATGGAGATGGACTGGGCCAAGCTCGATGCGACGACATACAGCTGGCAGAAGGTGATGGGCAGCGAAGCCCAGCACGGAATGCTGGTGCTCAGCCCCAAGGCGGTGAACCGGATCGAGGAATACGATCCCGAATGGCCGCTCCCCAAGCTGTTCCGCCTGAAGAAAGGCGACAAGATCAATCGCGGCATCTTCGAAGGCGCCACGATCAACACGCCGTCCATGCTGGCGACCGAAGATTATATCGATGCGCTCGAATGGGCGCAGGCGATGGGCGGTCGAAAGGCGATGTTCGAACGCGCCGATGCCAACGCCAAGATCGTCACCGACTGGATCGAGGCCACGCCGTGGATGCGAAACATGGTCTCCGACCCTGCCAAGCGCACCAACACCGGCGTGTGCATGGTCTTCCAGGGCGATTGGTACGATGGCCTGTCCGACGAGGACAAGGCCGGTGTTCCCAAGAAAATCGTCAAGCTGCTGGAAGAGCGCGACGTCGGCTATGACTTCAATGGCTACCGCGATGCCCCGCCGTCGCTTCGCATCTGGTGCGGCGGTACGGTCGAGCAGGAGGACCTGAAACGCCTCCTGCCGTGGATCGAATGGGCTTACGAAACCGTCAAGAACGGCTGA
- the serA gene encoding phosphoglycerate dehydrogenase — translation MSKPKVLISDKMDPNAAKIFEERGCDVDVITGETPDELIARIGDYDGLAIRSSTKVTPAILDAATNLKVIGRAGIGVDNVDIPYASGKGVVVMNTPFGNSITTAEHAIAMIMALARQIPQADRRTQAGEWPKSDFMGVEVTGKTLGLIGAGNIGSIVAARAQGLRMKVIAFDPFLTEERAVEIGVEKVDLDTLLARADFITLHTPLTDETRNILSAENLAKTKKGVRIVNCARGGLIDENALAEALDSGQVAGAALDVFQTEPATESPLFGKPNFICTPHLGASTTEAQVNVALQVAEQMADYLVNGGVSNALNMPSLSAEEAPKLRPYMGLAENLGSLVGQLAHGNLTKISIEREGAAAQLSGKPIEGAVLAGLMRQYSDTVNMVNAPYLAKERGLDIRSIRHEKEGVYNTLLRVTVGTDAGDRSVAGTLFGSDAPRLVEIFGVRIEAELEGHMLYIVNEDAPGFIGRIGSLLGENGINIGTFHLGRREAGGEATLLLSVDQKIPQDVVSKACALQGVKTVIPLEF, via the coding sequence ATGAGCAAACCCAAAGTCCTCATCTCCGACAAGATGGACCCGAATGCCGCCAAGATTTTCGAAGAGCGCGGCTGCGATGTCGACGTCATCACCGGCGAAACTCCCGACGAACTGATCGCCCGAATTGGCGACTATGACGGCCTTGCCATCCGCTCGTCGACCAAGGTCACTCCGGCCATCCTCGATGCCGCGACCAATCTCAAGGTTATCGGCCGTGCCGGTATTGGCGTCGATAATGTCGATATCCCCTATGCCAGCGGCAAGGGCGTGGTGGTGATGAACACGCCGTTCGGCAACTCGATCACGACCGCCGAACACGCCATCGCAATGATCATGGCTCTTGCACGCCAGATTCCTCAAGCCGACCGCCGCACCCAGGCTGGCGAATGGCCCAAGAGCGATTTCATGGGTGTAGAGGTAACCGGCAAGACGCTGGGCCTGATTGGTGCCGGCAACATCGGTTCGATCGTAGCTGCCCGCGCGCAAGGTTTGCGGATGAAGGTCATCGCCTTCGATCCGTTCCTGACCGAAGAGCGCGCTGTCGAAATCGGCGTGGAAAAGGTCGATCTCGATACGCTGCTTGCGCGCGCTGACTTCATCACGCTGCACACTCCGCTCACCGACGAGACGCGCAACATCCTCTCGGCTGAAAACCTCGCCAAGACCAAGAAGGGCGTGCGAATCGTCAATTGCGCGCGAGGCGGCCTGATTGACGAAAATGCCCTCGCAGAGGCGCTCGACAGCGGGCAGGTCGCAGGCGCTGCGCTGGATGTTTTCCAGACTGAACCGGCCACCGAAAGTCCGCTGTTTGGCAAGCCCAATTTCATCTGCACCCCGCACCTGGGCGCCAGCACGACCGAGGCGCAGGTCAATGTCGCGCTCCAAGTGGCCGAGCAGATGGCGGATTATCTCGTCAATGGCGGCGTCAGCAATGCGCTGAACATGCCGAGCCTATCGGCAGAAGAAGCACCGAAATTGCGCCCCTACATGGGCCTTGCCGAAAATCTCGGCAGCCTGGTGGGCCAGCTTGCGCACGGCAATCTGACTAAAATCAGCATCGAGCGGGAAGGCGCCGCTGCGCAGCTTTCGGGCAAGCCGATCGAGGGCGCTGTCCTGGCCGGTCTGATGCGTCAGTATTCGGACACGGTGAACATGGTCAACGCGCCCTATCTCGCCAAGGAACGCGGGCTCGATATCCGCTCGATCCGCCACGAAAAGGAAGGAGTCTACAACACACTGCTGCGGGTAACCGTGGGCACCGACGCCGGCGACCGTTCGGTGGCCGGTACGCTCTTCGGCAGCGATGCACCGCGCCTGGTCGAAATCTTCGGCGTGCGCATCGAGGCCGAGCTTGAAGGCCATATGCTCTACATCGTCAACGAAGACGCACCCGGCTTCATTGGCCGGATCGGTTCGCTGCTGGGCGAAAACGGTATCAATATCGGCACCTTCCACCTTGGCCGCCGCGAGGCAGGCGGCGAGGCGACACTATTGCTCAGCGTCGACCAGAAGATCCCGCAGGATGTCGTCAGCAAGGCCTGCGCGCTGCAAGGCGTGAAGACCGTTATCCCGCTGGAATTCTGA
- a CDS encoding ATP phosphoribosyltransferase regulatory subunit: MTQLDDLLPIGLEDALPARAAAITRAMRQVLGAMDAHGYDRVRPPLVEFEHSLAGRMEGVATRRMVRFTDPESLRTLALRSDMTVQVGRIAATSLREAPRPLRLCYAGEVATIKADQLDPARQRLQLGAELVGSDSVAAAAEAVSVALDALESAGATGLSVDFTMPDLVDTLAEDALPLDHEQREAVRRELDMKDAGGLKAVGGEAYLPLLYAAGPFEESLERLSALDAGGVLASRIDALREVAAILGDRVRLTLDPSERHGFGYQSWFGFTLLSDASRSALGRGGTYSIKGSDEAATGFSLYMDPMLEALGSAEIPTRDTVFLPLDHDRAAAASLRGEGWRTVAALSDSDDPVSLGCTHRLEDGTPKPL, translated from the coding sequence ATGACCCAACTTGACGATCTCCTGCCCATCGGCCTCGAAGATGCGCTGCCCGCGCGCGCGGCCGCAATCACCCGCGCTATGCGCCAGGTCCTCGGCGCGATGGACGCTCATGGTTATGACCGTGTTCGTCCGCCGCTTGTCGAGTTCGAACATTCGCTCGCTGGGCGGATGGAAGGGGTGGCGACGCGCCGCATGGTGCGCTTCACCGATCCTGAAAGCCTGCGGACGCTGGCTTTGCGCAGCGACATGACCGTGCAAGTTGGCCGCATCGCTGCGACCAGCCTGCGCGAGGCGCCACGTCCTCTGCGGCTCTGCTATGCGGGCGAAGTCGCGACGATCAAGGCCGACCAGCTCGATCCCGCACGCCAGCGGCTGCAACTGGGTGCCGAGCTTGTTGGAAGTGACAGCGTTGCCGCGGCGGCAGAGGCGGTCTCCGTCGCTCTTGATGCGCTGGAATCTGCCGGGGCGACCGGGCTTTCAGTTGATTTCACCATGCCCGATCTCGTCGACACGCTCGCCGAAGATGCGCTTCCGCTGGATCATGAGCAGCGCGAAGCAGTTCGCCGCGAACTGGATATGAAGGATGCCGGCGGGCTGAAGGCGGTCGGCGGGGAAGCCTACCTGCCACTGCTTTATGCGGCAGGACCTTTCGAAGAATCGCTGGAGCGGCTGTCTGCGCTGGATGCAGGCGGCGTGCTTGCAAGCCGGATCGATGCGCTTCGAGAGGTCGCCGCAATATTGGGTGACCGGGTGCGCCTTACGCTCGACCCGTCCGAACGCCACGGTTTCGGCTATCAAAGCTGGTTTGGTTTCACGCTCCTAAGCGACGCTTCGCGCAGCGCGCTTGGCCGGGGCGGAACCTATTCGATCAAGGGAAGCGACGAAGCGGCCACCGGGTTCTCGCTCTACATGGATCCGATGCTCGAAGCGCTTGGTTCTGCCGAGATACCGACGCGCGACACCGTGTTCCTCCCGCTGGACCATGACCGCGCGGCTGCTGCCAGCCTTCGCGGTGAAGGCTGGCGAACAGTGGCTGCGCTCTCGGACAGCGATGACCCTGTTTCTTTGGGATGCACGCACCGCCTTGAAGACGGCACGCCCAAACCCCTCTAA
- a CDS encoding aldo/keto reductase, whose translation MTDYPTLNMNDGRQIPQLGFGTWQIEDSKVAEPVSTAIDVGYWLIDTAAIYENERGVGEGVGEWSDIFLQTKIWNESQGYDRSRRAAEKCLERLGRDHVDMLLIHWPCPDRGEYLNTWKAFIQLREDGLAKSIGVSNFRENELRRLIEETGVTPAINQIELHPSFQQRELRKVHEELGIVTQCWSPLGQGEDMSDDTIQAIAEETDQPASAVVIRWHIQHGLSAIPKASSRNHIEANFKALSFELSADQMSRIDALDSKDGRKGPDPSDIS comes from the coding sequence ATGACCGACTACCCCACCCTCAATATGAATGATGGCCGCCAAATTCCCCAGCTTGGTTTTGGTACATGGCAAATCGAAGACAGCAAAGTCGCCGAGCCTGTCTCTACAGCAATCGACGTCGGCTACTGGCTGATCGATACTGCCGCAATCTACGAAAACGAGCGCGGCGTGGGCGAAGGTGTGGGCGAATGGTCCGACATTTTCCTCCAGACCAAGATCTGGAACGAGAGCCAGGGTTACGACCGCTCGCGCAGGGCGGCCGAAAAATGCCTCGAGCGCCTTGGCCGCGATCATGTCGACATGTTGTTGATCCATTGGCCGTGCCCCGATCGGGGCGAATATCTGAACACGTGGAAGGCCTTCATCCAACTGCGCGAAGACGGCCTTGCCAAATCCATCGGCGTGTCGAATTTCCGCGAGAATGAACTGCGCCGGCTGATCGAGGAAACGGGCGTGACGCCTGCGATCAACCAGATCGAGCTGCATCCCAGCTTCCAGCAGCGCGAACTGCGCAAGGTTCACGAGGAACTCGGCATTGTGACGCAGTGCTGGTCGCCGCTCGGCCAGGGCGAGGATATGTCAGACGACACCATCCAAGCTATCGCCGAGGAAACGGACCAGCCTGCCAGCGCTGTCGTCATCCGCTGGCATATCCAGCATGGCCTGTCGGCTATTCCGAAGGCCAGCAGCCGCAATCATATCGAGGCCAATTTCAAGGCGCTGTCGTTCGAATTGTCCGCAGACCAGATGTCGCGCATCGACGCACTCGACAGCAAAGATGGCCGGAAAGGCCCCGATCCGAGCGATATTTCCTGA
- a CDS encoding adenylosuccinate synthase, whose product MANVTVIGAQWGDEGKGKIVDWLASRADAVVRFQGGHNAGHTLVIDGNVFKLSLLPSGIVSGTLSIIGNGVVLDPWALKAEVEKLEGQGVSINAENLAVADNCPLILPIHRDLDGLRETAAGAGKIGTTGRGIGPAYEDKVGRRAIRVCDLAHLDSLEPQLDRLCAHHDALRAGFNEPPVDRERLLADLREIAPFVLQFAQPVWKRLKKVRKAGAKILFEGAQGVLLDIDHGTYPFVTSSNTVSGTAAAGSGLGPNATGYVLGIVKAYTTRVGSGPFPTELDDDIGKGIGERGHEFGTVTGRQRRVGWFDAVIVRQSCSISGVTGIALTKIDVLDGLDEVKICTGYRLRGKVYDYLPSHAADQAEVEPIYESMEGWKGSTAGARSFADLPANAVKYIQRVQELIETPVSLVSTSPERDDTILMRDPFMD is encoded by the coding sequence ATGGCCAATGTAACCGTAATTGGCGCCCAGTGGGGCGATGAAGGCAAGGGCAAGATCGTCGACTGGCTTGCGAGCCGTGCCGACGCTGTCGTTCGTTTCCAGGGCGGCCACAATGCCGGCCATACGCTGGTCATCGACGGAAACGTCTTCAAGCTGTCCCTGCTGCCTTCGGGTATCGTTTCGGGCACGTTGTCGATCATCGGCAATGGCGTGGTGCTGGACCCTTGGGCGCTGAAGGCCGAAGTCGAAAAGCTCGAAGGTCAGGGCGTGAGCATCAATGCCGAAAATCTGGCCGTGGCGGACAATTGCCCGCTGATCCTGCCCATCCACCGCGATCTCGACGGATTGCGCGAGACAGCGGCCGGGGCTGGCAAGATTGGTACAACCGGCCGGGGCATCGGCCCCGCGTATGAAGACAAGGTCGGCCGCCGTGCAATCCGCGTGTGCGACTTGGCCCATCTGGACAGCCTCGAGCCGCAGTTGGACCGCCTCTGCGCGCACCATGATGCGCTGCGTGCCGGTTTCAACGAACCGCCAGTAGACCGGGAGCGCCTGCTCGCCGATTTGCGCGAGATTGCGCCGTTCGTGCTGCAATTCGCGCAGCCGGTGTGGAAGCGCCTCAAGAAAGTCCGCAAGGCGGGCGCGAAAATCCTCTTCGAAGGCGCGCAAGGCGTGCTGCTCGATATCGATCACGGCACCTATCCCTTCGTCACGAGCTCCAACACTGTCAGCGGCACTGCGGCCGCGGGCAGCGGGCTCGGCCCGAATGCCACCGGTTATGTTTTGGGCATCGTCAAAGCCTACACCACCCGCGTTGGCAGCGGTCCGTTCCCGACCGAACTTGATGACGACATCGGCAAGGGAATTGGCGAACGGGGCCATGAATTCGGCACAGTGACCGGCCGCCAGCGCCGCGTTGGCTGGTTCGATGCAGTCATCGTGCGCCAAAGCTGTTCGATCAGCGGCGTCACCGGTATCGCCCTGACCAAGATCGACGTTCTCGACGGGCTGGACGAGGTGAAGATCTGCACCGGTTACCGCCTGCGCGGCAAGGTCTACGATTACCTGCCCAGCCATGCTGCCGACCAGGCCGAAGTCGAGCCGATTTACGAATCGATGGAAGGCTGGAAGGGTTCCACCGCCGGAGCGCGCTCTTTTGCCGATTTGCCGGCCAATGCCGTGAAATACATCCAGCGCGTTCAGGAACTCATTGAAACCCCGGTTTCGTTGGTGTCGACCAGCCCCGAGCGCGACGATACGATTCTCATGCGCGATCCGTTCATGGACTGA
- a CDS encoding L,D-transpeptidase family protein produces the protein MRFLPLLAALWLGACSPAVPEARAQQAQDGELADFVLIDKSDRTLWVYQKGEVIRTYRGLQYGDEPVGHKRFEGDERTPEGRYTITYGNEQSSYYLSLYIDYPNADDRAYAAAQGRSPGGLIFLHGQPNALPFDARVPGDWTDGCIALSNREIAELWTLIPNGTPIDIRP, from the coding sequence ATGCGTTTTCTGCCCCTCCTCGCTGCGCTATGGCTCGGTGCATGTTCTCCGGCGGTCCCGGAAGCTCGCGCACAGCAGGCGCAGGACGGTGAGCTTGCCGATTTCGTCCTGATCGACAAGTCCGACCGGACATTGTGGGTTTACCAGAAGGGCGAGGTAATCCGGACCTATCGCGGGCTGCAATATGGCGACGAACCGGTGGGCCACAAACGTTTCGAAGGCGACGAACGAACGCCTGAGGGGCGCTACACGATTACCTACGGCAACGAGCAGTCGAGCTATTATCTCAGCCTCTACATCGATTACCCCAATGCCGATGATCGTGCCTATGCCGCGGCGCAGGGCCGCTCGCCCGGAGGGCTGATATTCCTGCACGGGCAGCCCAACGCCTTGCCGTTCGATGCGCGGGTGCCCGGGGATTGGACCGATGGCTGTATCGCACTGTCAAACCGCGAGATCGCCGAATTGTGGACCCTGATCCCCAATGGCACCCCGATCGATATCAGGCCGTAG